The proteins below are encoded in one region of Ereboglobus luteus:
- a CDS encoding DUF3142 domain-containing protein, translating into MDKLRRIIVLLLLATCARAAAGAAWTHDAYIWQRKPAAQVDDALRASSGQVNGYCVLASEISWDKASPKIVRPRFDYAGLAALGKPIGLALRIGTRNSEKQFADALPQIVAEASALLESVRNAGLAPSELQIDFDCPESKLGLYRGWLAALKTAAGETPLTFTALPCWLQHEREFVDLARTADGFVLQVHSLHKPRAIDDTFTLCEPGAALHWCRGADGLAARAGTRFRVALPTYGYTLGFDDKGRFIGLAAETPRDWPPGAQLRTVRSDPRAMQALAQTLAAEKLPRATGIIWFRLPAENDRLAWTGKTFSAVIEGGEIISHLAVEIHRAKPGLAEIVIINRGHTTEPLPQRVKITWSGDASLESRDGLGGYSFYYDRDDPRALVGMRSLASTEIAPGHSRVIGWVRFDSPDKKPITNISINATIP; encoded by the coding sequence ATGGACAAACTTCGCCGCATCATCGTTTTGCTTTTGCTTGCAACATGCGCCCGCGCCGCGGCCGGGGCGGCGTGGACACACGATGCCTACATCTGGCAGCGCAAGCCGGCCGCCCAAGTCGATGACGCGCTCCGCGCATCAAGCGGCCAGGTCAACGGCTACTGCGTTCTGGCCTCGGAGATTTCGTGGGATAAGGCGTCCCCGAAAATCGTTCGTCCTCGTTTTGATTACGCCGGGCTCGCCGCGCTTGGAAAACCAATCGGCCTCGCGCTTCGCATTGGCACGCGAAACTCGGAAAAACAATTCGCGGACGCCCTGCCTCAAATTGTCGCCGAGGCCTCCGCGCTTCTCGAATCCGTGCGCAACGCCGGACTCGCGCCGTCCGAGCTTCAAATCGACTTCGATTGCCCCGAGTCGAAACTCGGCCTTTACCGCGGCTGGCTCGCCGCGCTCAAAACCGCCGCGGGTGAAACTCCGCTTACCTTCACCGCATTGCCCTGCTGGCTCCAGCATGAGCGGGAGTTTGTCGACCTCGCACGGACGGCGGACGGCTTTGTGCTGCAAGTCCACTCGCTCCACAAACCCCGCGCAATCGACGACACATTCACGCTCTGCGAGCCTGGCGCGGCCCTGCACTGGTGCCGTGGCGCCGACGGGCTCGCGGCGCGCGCAGGCACCCGCTTTCGCGTCGCGCTGCCCACCTACGGCTACACGCTCGGGTTTGATGACAAGGGCCGCTTCATCGGGCTCGCCGCGGAAACCCCTCGCGACTGGCCGCCTGGCGCGCAACTGCGCACCGTGCGTTCCGATCCCCGCGCGATGCAGGCGCTCGCGCAAACACTCGCCGCGGAAAAACTGCCCCGCGCCACCGGCATCATCTGGTTTCGACTGCCCGCCGAAAACGACCGGCTCGCATGGACCGGGAAAACATTTTCCGCTGTCATTGAAGGCGGGGAGATAATCTCGCATCTCGCAGTTGAAATCCATCGCGCCAAACCCGGCCTTGCGGAAATCGTCATCATCAATCGCGGGCACACGACCGAGCCGCTTCCGCAGCGGGTGAAAATCACATGGAGCGGCGATGCCAGTCTGGAGTCGCGGGACGGGCTTGGCGGATATAGTTTTTATTATGACCGCGACGATCCCCGCGCGCTCGTCGGCATGAGATCGCTTGCGTCGACAGAAATCGCCCCCGGGCATAGTCGTGTCATCGGCTGGGTTCGC
- the typA gene encoding translational GTPase TypA yields the protein MNQNIRNIAIIAHVDHGKTTLVDKLLQTGGTFRANQQVAERAMDSMDLEREKGITIKAKNTAVKWQGKTINIVDTPGHADFGGEVERALRMVDGVLLLVDAYEGTQAQTRFVLRKALQHGLKVVIVINKIDRENADPKKIYDQVLELLLELDANEEQFNAPVVYGSARDGYMKRKLTDESKDMTPLFDVILDHIPPPFARPNQPFQMLVSNIDWSDYVGRIAVGKILAGKIAVGDNVWVIRSQSKQRTRAKITKLFEYAGLGTEDATAAAAGDIVGLSGFEDVDIGDTLAALEDAHALPFTDIDPPTLEMQLAVNDGPLVGRDGKLVTSRQIRDRLYKEAKTNISIQVSDADAAGVFNIKARGAMQIAVLVETMRREGYEVLVSRPTVIERHENGQRLEPYENVWIEIPEECVGAIMQNLANRKGQITNMEKHPHYTLIEATITTRGLIGLEIDLVNATSGRGVMSHLFKEYGPWAGDLTTRLTGTLVATEAGATTAYALDSIQERGRLFVGPGEEVYEGMIVGENPRQEDIPVNATKAKQLTNFRSQGEGKGIQLTPPVRLSLERAIEYIAPDEYVEVTPKNLRLRKRILSALERRKQERAARSAS from the coding sequence ATGAATCAAAACATCCGAAACATCGCGATCATCGCGCACGTCGACCACGGCAAGACCACGCTCGTTGACAAGCTCCTTCAAACCGGCGGCACCTTCCGCGCCAACCAGCAGGTCGCCGAACGCGCCATGGACTCGATGGACCTCGAACGCGAAAAAGGCATCACTATCAAGGCCAAGAACACCGCCGTCAAATGGCAGGGCAAGACCATCAACATCGTCGACACTCCCGGCCACGCCGATTTCGGCGGCGAAGTCGAGCGCGCCCTGCGCATGGTTGACGGCGTGCTCCTCCTCGTCGACGCCTACGAGGGCACGCAGGCGCAGACGCGCTTCGTCCTCCGCAAGGCCCTCCAGCACGGCCTCAAGGTCGTCATCGTCATCAACAAAATTGACCGCGAAAACGCCGACCCGAAAAAAATCTACGACCAGGTGCTCGAACTCCTCCTCGAGCTCGACGCCAACGAGGAGCAATTCAACGCGCCCGTCGTTTACGGCTCCGCCCGCGACGGCTACATGAAGCGCAAGCTCACCGACGAGAGCAAGGACATGACTCCCCTCTTCGACGTCATCCTCGACCACATCCCGCCGCCTTTCGCCCGCCCCAACCAGCCCTTCCAAATGCTCGTCTCCAACATCGACTGGAGCGACTACGTGGGCCGCATCGCCGTCGGCAAAATCCTCGCCGGCAAAATCGCCGTCGGCGACAATGTCTGGGTCATTCGCAGCCAAAGCAAGCAGCGCACCCGCGCCAAAATCACCAAGCTCTTCGAATACGCCGGCCTCGGCACCGAGGACGCCACCGCGGCCGCCGCGGGCGACATCGTCGGCCTCTCAGGTTTCGAGGATGTTGATATCGGCGACACGCTCGCCGCGCTCGAGGACGCGCACGCCCTGCCCTTCACCGACATCGACCCGCCCACGCTCGAAATGCAGCTCGCCGTCAACGACGGCCCGCTTGTCGGACGCGACGGCAAACTCGTCACCTCGCGCCAAATCCGCGACCGCCTCTACAAGGAGGCCAAGACAAACATCTCCATCCAAGTCAGCGATGCCGACGCCGCGGGCGTCTTCAACATCAAGGCCCGTGGCGCCATGCAAATCGCCGTGCTCGTCGAGACAATGCGCCGCGAAGGTTACGAAGTCCTTGTCTCCCGCCCCACCGTGATCGAGCGCCATGAAAACGGCCAGCGGCTCGAACCCTACGAAAACGTCTGGATCGAAATTCCCGAGGAATGCGTCGGCGCGATCATGCAAAACCTCGCCAACCGCAAGGGCCAGATCACGAACATGGAGAAGCATCCGCACTATACGCTGATCGAGGCCACCATCACCACACGCGGACTCATCGGCCTGGAAATCGATCTCGTCAACGCCACCAGCGGACGCGGCGTGATGAGCCACCTCTTCAAGGAATACGGCCCCTGGGCCGGCGATCTCACCACGCGCCTCACCGGCACGCTCGTCGCCACCGAGGCCGGCGCCACAACCGCCTACGCGCTCGACTCGATCCAGGAGCGCGGACGCCTCTTCGTCGGTCCCGGCGAGGAAGTTTACGAAGGCATGATCGTCGGCGAAAACCCGCGTCAGGAGGACATCCCCGTCAACGCGACCAAGGCCAAGCAGCTCACCAATTTCCGCTCCCAAGGCGAAGGCAAGGGCATCCAGCTCACGCCGCCGGTGAGACTCTCGCTGGAGCGCGCAATCGAATACATCGCGCCCGACGAATACGTGGAAGTGACGCCGAAAAACTTGCGCCTCCGCAAACGGATTCTGAGCGCCCTCGAGCGCCGCAAACAAGAACGCGCCGCCCGCAGCGCAAGCTGA
- the uvrA gene encoding excinuclease ABC subunit UvrA produces MQAVATHIHVKGAREHNLKNIEVRIPRGKLVVITGVSGSGKSSLAFDTIYAEGYRKYMESLSTQARQVLEQLKRPDVDFIHGLSPVLAIEQRTGGGSPRSTIATVTEIADYARLLWALHGEQICPKDGGRVTQRSLDDNVARVLALAPGERIILLSPLMRAKPSVLREELPRLRQRGFQRVRLDGEIKNLDDARIVPTGAKELVVDLVIDRLVANEDQRSRLADSLELAFREGGDRAIVLAQKTADAPWREINLSQSLACEICGDVFEKLTPRHFSFNHTEGACPECGGLGRKMRFVPELIVPDPEKSVRGGAIKPWRIGGKNLIIKHNALLKQLAEQLPFDADAPWKDLPEETRDVILNGAGERLFAFKLKRMREPRAMPFPGVIADLDESWRGTDSDGFRARLTTFMVSGECPACHGGRLNARSSAVRIKVAQTFLSVPSDENARDKSQTAQTGMSVLPWLTFPEFLTLDVNAAHAVARELCDTLAGNEALREIVTGIEQRLHFLAHTGLGYLTLDRDYDTLSGGEAQRVRLATQLGMGLMGVIYVLDEPSIGLHPADNERLLSQLRELRDRGNTVLVVEHDEETMRIADEIIELGPEAGVEGGRILFQGTPAQCVALPERVSLTGAYLSRRRFVEKDAKTKTSASGPGAWLTVRGASEHNLRNIDAKFPAGLLTCVTGVSGSGKSTLVNDILAAAAARKLNGATKIFPGRHKGIENLDTFEKLVQVDQEPIGRSPRSNPATYTKLLDSLRDLFAQAPLAKVRGYKASRFSFNVRGGRCERCQGDGVIKLDMQFMADAYAPCPSCGGRRFNRETLEILFHGKSIADVLDMTVREAMALFKNIPRIMDKLETLNAVGLGYLTLGQSATTLSGGEAQRIKLSLELSRRQQGDTLYILDEPTTGLHWADIQNLMDLLFKLRDAGNTIIVIEHNLDVINLADWIIDLGPGGGSAGGEIVFAGARSEIEKPENTARSLTGAALKRWRNAGTIKS; encoded by the coding sequence ATGCAAGCCGTAGCGACACACATCCACGTAAAAGGCGCCCGCGAGCACAACCTCAAGAATATCGAGGTGCGCATTCCGCGCGGCAAACTCGTCGTGATCACGGGCGTGAGTGGCTCGGGAAAATCGTCGCTCGCATTCGACACGATCTACGCCGAGGGCTACCGCAAATACATGGAGTCGCTCTCGACGCAGGCGCGCCAGGTGCTCGAGCAATTGAAGCGGCCCGACGTCGATTTTATCCACGGCCTCTCGCCGGTGCTCGCCATCGAGCAGCGCACGGGCGGCGGCTCGCCGCGCAGCACCATCGCCACCGTCACGGAGATCGCCGACTACGCGCGGCTGTTGTGGGCGTTGCACGGCGAGCAAATATGCCCGAAGGACGGCGGGCGCGTCACGCAACGCTCGCTCGACGACAACGTGGCGCGCGTGCTCGCGCTCGCGCCGGGCGAGCGGATCATACTGCTCTCGCCGCTCATGCGCGCGAAGCCGAGCGTGCTGCGCGAGGAATTGCCGCGCCTGCGCCAGCGCGGGTTTCAGCGCGTGCGCCTCGACGGCGAAATAAAAAACCTCGACGACGCGCGCATCGTGCCGACGGGCGCGAAAGAGCTTGTCGTCGATTTGGTGATCGACCGCTTGGTCGCAAACGAGGACCAGCGCAGCCGCCTGGCGGACTCGCTGGAGCTGGCGTTTCGAGAGGGCGGCGACCGCGCCATCGTGCTCGCGCAAAAAACCGCCGACGCGCCGTGGCGCGAAATCAACCTGAGCCAGTCGCTCGCATGCGAGATTTGCGGCGATGTTTTTGAGAAACTCACGCCGCGGCACTTTTCATTCAACCACACCGAGGGCGCGTGCCCAGAGTGCGGCGGATTGGGGCGCAAGATGCGTTTCGTGCCGGAACTGATCGTGCCGGACCCGGAAAAATCCGTGCGCGGCGGCGCGATCAAACCGTGGCGCATCGGCGGAAAAAATTTAATCATCAAGCACAACGCGCTGCTGAAACAACTCGCCGAACAACTGCCGTTCGACGCCGACGCGCCGTGGAAGGACCTGCCGGAGGAAACGCGCGATGTGATTCTGAACGGCGCGGGCGAGCGTTTGTTTGCGTTCAAGTTGAAACGCATGCGCGAGCCGCGCGCGATGCCATTCCCGGGCGTGATCGCCGACTTGGACGAAAGCTGGCGCGGCACCGACAGCGACGGCTTCCGCGCGCGCCTGACGACATTCATGGTGAGCGGCGAGTGCCCCGCCTGCCACGGCGGACGCCTGAACGCGAGGAGCAGCGCGGTGCGGATCAAGGTAGCACAGACATTCTTGTCTGTGCCCTCTGATGAGAATGCGAGGGACAAATCCCAAACGGCACAGACAGGAATGTCTGTGCTACCTTGGCTGACTTTCCCGGAATTTCTCACACTCGACGTCAACGCCGCGCATGCTGTTGCTCGCGAACTTTGCGACACGCTGGCGGGCAACGAAGCGTTGCGCGAAATCGTGACGGGCATCGAGCAACGGCTGCATTTTCTCGCGCACACCGGACTCGGCTACCTGACGCTCGACCGCGATTACGACACGCTCTCCGGCGGCGAGGCGCAGCGCGTGCGGCTCGCCACGCAACTCGGCATGGGACTGATGGGCGTCATCTATGTGCTCGACGAGCCGAGCATCGGCCTGCATCCGGCGGACAACGAACGGCTGCTCTCGCAACTGCGCGAGCTGCGCGACCGCGGCAATACCGTGCTCGTGGTCGAGCACGACGAGGAGACGATGCGCATCGCCGACGAAATCATCGAGCTCGGCCCCGAGGCGGGCGTCGAGGGCGGGCGGATTTTGTTTCAGGGAACGCCGGCGCAGTGCGTCGCGCTGCCGGAGCGCGTGTCGCTCACCGGCGCGTATTTGTCGCGAAGGCGTTTTGTCGAGAAGGACGCTAAGACAAAAACGTCCGCGTCCGGCCCCGGCGCGTGGCTGACCGTGCGCGGCGCAAGCGAGCACAATCTGCGCAACATCGACGCAAAGTTCCCCGCCGGCCTGCTCACGTGCGTGACGGGCGTTTCGGGCTCGGGCAAAAGCACGCTGGTGAACGACATCCTCGCCGCGGCGGCCGCGCGCAAGCTGAACGGCGCGACAAAAATTTTCCCCGGCAGGCACAAGGGTATCGAAAATTTGGATACATTTGAAAAACTCGTGCAAGTGGACCAGGAGCCGATCGGGCGCAGCCCGCGCTCGAACCCCGCCACCTACACGAAGCTGCTGGATTCGCTGCGCGACCTGTTTGCGCAAGCGCCGCTCGCCAAGGTGCGCGGCTACAAGGCGAGCCGTTTTTCGTTCAACGTGCGCGGCGGACGCTGCGAGCGCTGCCAGGGCGACGGCGTGATCAAGCTCGACATGCAGTTCATGGCCGACGCCTACGCGCCGTGCCCGAGCTGCGGCGGGCGGCGCTTCAACCGCGAGACGCTGGAGATTTTGTTTCACGGAAAATCAATCGCCGATGTGCTCGACATGACGGTGCGCGAGGCGATGGCGCTGTTCAAAAACATCCCGCGCATCATGGACAAGCTGGAGACGCTCAATGCCGTGGGGCTCGGTTACCTGACGCTCGGGCAATCGGCCACGACGCTCTCCGGCGGCGAGGCGCAGCGCATAAAATTGTCGCTCGAACTGAGCCGCCGCCAGCAGGGCGACACGCTGTATATTCTCGACGAGCCGACGACGGGCCTGCACTGGGCGGACATCCAGAACCTGATGGACCTGCTCTTCAAGCTGCGCGACGCGGGCAACACAATCATCGTGATCGAGCACAACCTCGACGTGATCAATCTCGCCGACTGGATTATCGACCTCGGCCCCGGAGGAGGCTCCGCGGGCGGCGAGATCGTCTTCGCGGGCGCGCGCAGTGAAATCGAAAAACCGGAAAACACCGCGCGCTCATTAACCGGCGCCGCGCTGAAACGGTGGCGCAACGCGGGCACGATCAAATCGTAG
- a CDS encoding TIGR01777 family oxidoreductase has translation MTTHTLTTRIERPAEEVTAWLARPGAETRLTPHWAAANTPLKIFSTAIKSLDTSSCTVTEELRPPESLELAPATIEHYLACRHATLRNDIEQTAAYGAVRRLRIAVAGASGVIGRALTPFLQAQNHEVIPLARDPKTGGFNPDQLAQALPGIDAVINLAGASLAAAKWDQTQRDLIWESRAGATRALVAALATLKQRPFALLSASATGYYGSQGDKLLDETAPRGDGFLADVCHGWEYEANAAGEFGLRVACLRFGTVLTPDGDAFATRLPYFEKKLGAMLGHGRQWISWISIDDAIAAIYHSILTHACAGPVNITAPNPVPNAELVDTLAAALGKKRRSRTPRWLLRLRYGIDFANETMLASTRAIPAKLRDSGYNFRHPDLETALEQLL, from the coding sequence ATGACCACGCACACACTCACCACCCGCATCGAACGCCCCGCCGAGGAAGTCACCGCATGGCTTGCGCGTCCGGGCGCGGAAACACGCCTCACGCCCCACTGGGCCGCCGCGAACACACCCCTGAAAATTTTTTCAACCGCAATCAAATCGCTCGACACCTCCTCCTGCACCGTAACCGAGGAGCTGCGCCCGCCCGAATCGCTCGAACTCGCCCCCGCCACGATCGAACACTACCTCGCCTGCCGCCATGCCACGCTGCGCAACGACATTGAGCAAACCGCCGCCTACGGAGCCGTCCGCCGGCTGCGCATTGCCGTCGCCGGCGCCTCGGGCGTGATCGGCCGCGCGCTCACACCTTTTCTCCAGGCACAAAACCACGAGGTCATCCCCCTCGCGCGCGACCCCAAGACGGGCGGATTCAATCCCGACCAGCTGGCGCAAGCGCTCCCCGGCATCGACGCCGTCATCAACCTCGCCGGCGCGAGCCTCGCCGCCGCAAAATGGGACCAGACTCAACGCGACCTCATCTGGGAAAGTCGCGCCGGCGCGACCCGCGCCCTCGTCGCCGCGCTCGCCACGCTCAAGCAGCGTCCCTTCGCCCTCCTCAGCGCATCCGCCACCGGCTACTACGGATCCCAGGGCGACAAGCTTCTCGACGAAACTGCCCCGAGAGGCGACGGATTTCTCGCGGACGTCTGCCACGGGTGGGAATACGAGGCGAACGCCGCCGGCGAGTTCGGTTTGCGCGTCGCCTGCCTGCGCTTCGGCACGGTGCTCACGCCCGATGGCGACGCATTTGCAACCCGGCTCCCCTACTTCGAAAAAAAGCTCGGCGCCATGCTCGGCCACGGACGCCAGTGGATCAGCTGGATCAGCATCGACGACGCCATCGCCGCCATCTACCATTCCATCCTTACGCACGCCTGCGCCGGCCCTGTCAACATCACCGCGCCCAACCCCGTGCCCAACGCCGAATTGGTTGACACGCTTGCCGCCGCGCTCGGCAAAAAACGCCGCTCGCGCACACCCCGCTGGCTGCTGCGACTGCGCTACGGAATCGATTTCGCCAACGAAACCATGCTCGCCAGCACCCGCGCCATCCCCGCCAAGCTGCGCGACAGCGGTTATAATTTCCGCCATCCCGACCTCGAAACGGCGCTGGAGCAGTTGTTGTAA
- a CDS encoding PhoH family protein, whose product MASQTLHFPSARHLHQLFGGREGNLTYAEQKLKVTLVSREDWLKISGPAEAVAQTESLFGFLNEARAQGLVIRTPDFHRFVDTVARGELEQLRGLFEKPLVISTNRKSIVPKTLGQKVYLQAIQENPVVFGIGPAGTGKTYLAMAAAVSALLKNKVERIILTRPAVEAGEALGFLPGDLREKILPYLRPLYDALHDMLDNDDVASLTEKGVIEIAPLAYMRGRTLSNAFVVLDEAQNTTPEQMMMFLTRLGENSRMIVTGDVTQIDLPRVKQSGLVEVSRILEGIEGIDFHYFSGADVVRHPLVQKIIEAYDQYKNPMGGQQ is encoded by the coding sequence GTGGCTTCCCAGACTTTGCATTTCCCATCGGCGCGGCACCTTCACCAGCTTTTCGGCGGACGTGAGGGCAATCTCACCTACGCCGAGCAAAAGCTGAAGGTCACGCTCGTCTCGCGCGAGGACTGGCTCAAGATCAGCGGGCCGGCGGAGGCGGTCGCGCAAACGGAATCGCTGTTCGGTTTTCTCAATGAGGCGCGGGCGCAGGGGCTCGTGATTCGCACGCCGGATTTTCACCGGTTCGTCGACACGGTGGCGAGGGGCGAGCTCGAGCAGTTGCGAGGCCTGTTTGAAAAGCCGCTCGTCATCTCCACCAACCGCAAAAGCATCGTGCCGAAGACGCTCGGGCAAAAAGTATACTTGCAGGCGATTCAGGAAAACCCGGTCGTGTTCGGCATCGGGCCGGCGGGCACGGGCAAGACTTATCTCGCGATGGCCGCGGCGGTGTCGGCCTTACTGAAAAACAAAGTGGAGCGAATCATCCTGACGCGCCCCGCGGTGGAGGCGGGCGAGGCGCTCGGGTTTTTGCCGGGTGATTTGCGCGAAAAAATCCTGCCTTATTTGCGCCCGCTCTACGACGCGCTGCACGACATGCTCGACAACGACGATGTGGCGAGCCTCACGGAAAAGGGCGTGATCGAAATCGCGCCGCTCGCCTACATGCGCGGCCGCACGCTGAGCAATGCATTTGTCGTTCTCGACGAGGCGCAAAACACGACGCCGGAGCAGATGATGATGTTCCTGACGCGCCTCGGCGAAAACTCACGCATGATCGTGACCGGCGACGTAACCCAGATCGACCTGCCCCGCGTGAAACAATCCGGCTTGGTGGAAGTGTCGCGCATCCTGGAGGGAATCGAGGGAATCGACTTCCACTATTTCAGCGGCGCCGACGTGGTGCGCCACCCGCTTGTGCAAAAAATAATCGAGGCCTACGATCAATACAAAAACCCGATGGGCGGGCAGCAGTGA
- the asd gene encoding archaetidylserine decarboxylase (Phosphatidylserine decarboxylase is synthesized as a single chain precursor. Generation of the pyruvoyl active site from a Ser is coupled to cleavage of a Gly-Ser bond between the larger (beta) and smaller (alpha chains). It is an integral membrane protein.), with the protein MAREPIQFYNRHTKQLETEKIYKEGWLRFTYENPVGRFFLWAFVKRKFFSWHYGWKMNWRSSARYVLPFVIDYGLEEQQGEFARSVFDFRTFNEFFMRALKREARPIAPGDDTAVFPADGRHLVFPDVDKAGGFYVKGSKFALEDLLGEGHLPEARRELTRKFAGGAMVISRLCPVDYHRFHFAAAGKAGKARLIKGALYSVHPIALRRRIEYLVQNKRMITLVETDAFGTMASIEVGATNVGSIIQTYPEDFSVKKGEEKGLFKFGGSCVITLFEKGRIKFDDDLIAQSEACVETFAKMGDRLGVRAGELRELRTADG; encoded by the coding sequence ATGGCACGCGAACCGATCCAGTTTTACAACCGACACACAAAACAGCTTGAGACCGAAAAAATCTACAAGGAGGGCTGGCTGCGTTTCACGTATGAGAATCCCGTGGGGCGTTTTTTTCTGTGGGCGTTTGTGAAGCGGAAGTTTTTTTCGTGGCACTACGGCTGGAAAATGAACTGGCGCAGCAGCGCGCGGTATGTGCTGCCCTTTGTGATCGACTACGGGCTGGAGGAGCAGCAGGGGGAGTTTGCGAGGTCGGTTTTTGATTTCAGGACGTTCAACGAGTTTTTCATGCGCGCGCTGAAACGCGAGGCGCGGCCGATCGCGCCGGGCGACGACACGGCGGTGTTTCCGGCGGACGGGCGGCACCTGGTGTTTCCCGATGTGGACAAGGCCGGCGGGTTTTATGTGAAGGGCAGCAAGTTTGCGCTGGAGGATTTGCTGGGCGAGGGGCATTTGCCGGAGGCGCGGCGCGAGCTGACGCGGAAATTTGCCGGGGGCGCGATGGTGATTTCGCGATTGTGCCCCGTGGATTACCACCGGTTTCATTTCGCGGCGGCGGGCAAGGCGGGCAAGGCGCGGCTGATCAAGGGCGCGCTGTATTCGGTGCATCCGATCGCGCTGCGCCGGCGCATTGAATACCTCGTGCAAAACAAGCGCATGATCACGCTGGTCGAGACGGATGCGTTTGGCACGATGGCGAGCATCGAGGTGGGCGCGACGAATGTCGGCTCGATTATTCAAACTTACCCGGAGGATTTTTCCGTGAAGAAGGGCGAGGAAAAGGGGCTGTTCAAATTCGGCGGCTCGTGCGTGATCACGCTTTTCGAAAAAGGTCGGATCAAGTTTGACGACGACCTGATCGCGCAAAGCGAGGCGTGTGTGGAGACATTCGCAAAGATGGGAGACCGGCTGGGCGTGCGCGCCGGGGAATTGCGGGAGCTGCGCACGGCGGACGGTTGA
- the metG gene encoding methionine--tRNA ligase — protein MSNFYITTAIDYVNGSPHLGHAYEKVLTDVIARFRRQMGDNVFFLTGVDEHGQKVQQSARAKGIAPQQFCDEVSQEFRDLCAKLEISNDDFIRTTEPRHKKVVCEILQKLYDKGEIYKAEYKGFYSTRQEQFLQDKDRNPDGTWPEIFGEVTEITESNYFFKLRQYQDWLVDHLKTHEDFVFPRYRQKQVIEFLKEPLNDLCISRPKERLEWGIPLPFDENFVTYVWFDALTNYYTAVTEKPGFWPANFHVIGKDILVPPHAVYWPIMLKAAGIEPPRSLLVHGWWSINGSKMSKSTGNFVDPVAFADQYGTDALRYFVIREMSVGQDSDFSQTQFLARYNADLANNLGNLVNRTLNMTNRFAGGVIPEADAGASGELETELKTLWEKTRDEVITLNEGFQFHIALERTFSFVTATNAYIEKRAPWKLGKSAEPADQAALKTSLATMAESLRLANALLYAVIPGATAKIRDVIGAKTESNWRDELVWGARLTGNKVAESAILFPRPQTKTS, from the coding sequence ATGAGCAACTTCTACATCACCACCGCCATCGACTACGTGAACGGCTCCCCGCACCTCGGCCACGCTTATGAAAAAGTGCTGACCGACGTCATCGCCCGCTTCCGCCGCCAGATGGGCGACAATGTGTTTTTCCTCACCGGCGTCGACGAGCACGGCCAGAAAGTCCAGCAATCCGCCCGCGCCAAGGGCATCGCCCCGCAACAATTCTGCGACGAAGTTTCGCAGGAATTCCGCGACCTCTGCGCCAAGCTCGAAATCTCCAACGACGACTTCATCCGCACCACCGAGCCCCGCCACAAAAAAGTCGTCTGCGAAATCCTCCAGAAACTCTACGACAAGGGCGAAATCTACAAAGCCGAATACAAGGGCTTCTACTCCACGCGCCAGGAGCAATTTCTTCAGGACAAGGACCGCAACCCCGACGGCACCTGGCCGGAAATCTTCGGCGAAGTCACCGAAATCACCGAAAGCAATTACTTCTTCAAACTCCGCCAGTATCAGGACTGGCTCGTCGACCACCTCAAGACGCACGAGGATTTTGTCTTCCCCCGCTACCGCCAGAAACAAGTCATCGAATTCCTCAAGGAACCGCTCAACGACCTCTGCATCTCGCGCCCCAAGGAACGCCTCGAGTGGGGCATCCCCCTGCCCTTCGACGAAAACTTCGTCACCTACGTCTGGTTCGACGCGCTCACCAACTACTACACCGCCGTCACCGAAAAACCCGGTTTCTGGCCCGCCAACTTCCACGTCATCGGCAAGGACATCCTCGTGCCGCCGCACGCCGTCTACTGGCCCATCATGCTCAAGGCCGCCGGCATCGAGCCCCCGCGCTCGCTGCTCGTGCACGGCTGGTGGTCGATCAACGGCAGCAAAATGTCCAAGAGCACCGGCAACTTCGTCGACCCCGTCGCCTTCGCCGACCAATACGGCACCGACGCGCTGCGCTACTTCGTGATCCGCGAAATGAGCGTCGGCCAGGACAGCGATTTTTCGCAAACGCAATTCCTCGCCCGCTACAACGCCGACCTTGCCAACAACCTCGGCAACCTCGTCAACCGCACGCTAAACATGACCAACCGCTTCGCCGGCGGCGTCATCCCCGAGGCCGACGCGGGCGCGAGCGGCGAACTCGAAACCGAGCTGAAAACCCTCTGGGAAAAAACGCGCGACGAAGTCATCACGCTCAACGAAGGCTTCCAATTCCACATCGCGCTCGAGCGCACCTTCTCCTTCGTCACCGCGACCAACGCCTACATTGAAAAACGCGCCCCGTGGAAACTCGGCAAATCGGCCGAGCCCGCCGACCAGGCCGCGTTAAAAACCTCGCTCGCCACAATGGCCGAGTCCCTGCGCCTCGCCAATGCGCTCCTCTACGCGGTGATCCCCGGCGCCACAGCGAAAATCCGCGATGTGATCGGCGCCAAAACCGAGTCCAACTGGCGCGACGAACTCGTCTGGGGCGCCCGCCTGACCGGCAACAAAGTCGCCGAGTCGGCGATCCTGTTCCCGAGGCCGCAAACAAAAACCTCGTAA